A genome region from Clostridium pasteurianum includes the following:
- the rplL gene encoding 50S ribosomal protein L7/L12 — MTKEDIIEAIKGMSVLELNDLVKACEEEFGVSAAAPVAAGAAGAAGAAAEEKSEFDVVLAEVGAKKLQVIKAVREITGLGLKDAKALVDGAPKTVKEAVAKEEAEGMKAKLEEAGAKVELK; from the coding sequence ATGACAAAGGAAGATATTATCGAAGCTATAAAAGGTATGTCTGTTTTAGAATTAAATGATTTAGTAAAAGCATGTGAGGAAGAATTTGGAGTTAGCGCTGCAGCTCCAGTAGCAGCAGGCGCAGCAGGTGCAGCAGGTGCTGCAGCTGAAGAAAAATCTGAATTTGATGTTGTACTTGCAGAAGTAGGTGCTAAAAAATTACAGGTTATAAAAGCTGTTAGAGAAATAACTGGTCTTGGATTAAAAGATGCTAAAGCATTAGTTGATGGAGCTCCTAAGACTGTAAAAGAAGCTGTAGCTAAAGAGGAAGCTGAAGGAATGAAAGCTAAACTTGAAGAAGCAGGCGCAAAAGTAGAATTAAAGTAG
- the secE gene encoding preprotein translocase subunit SecE, whose amino-acid sequence MAVNVKNRNVEKSPLKGFIGFFKDLGAETHRITWPSKEDTKKTTIVVLAFCALYIIVVAIMDYGFNNLFKVIFSKM is encoded by the coding sequence ATGGCTGTTAATGTAAAAAATAGAAATGTGGAAAAATCACCGTTAAAAGGTTTTATTGGATTTTTTAAAGACTTGGGGGCTGAAACTCATAGAATTACTTGGCCTTCTAAAGAAGATACAAAGAAAACTACAATAGTAGTGCTTGCTTTTTGTGCACTGTATATTATAGTGGTAGCAATAATGGATTATGGTTTTAATAACCTCTTTAAGGTGATCTTTAGTAAGATGTAA
- the tuf gene encoding elongation factor Tu: MAKEKFERTKPHVNIGTIGHVDHGKTTLTAAITTILSKEGKAKAFKYDEIDKAPEEKERGITINTSHVEYETDNRHYAHVDCPGHADYVKNMITGAAQMDGAILVVSAADGPMPQTREHILLASRVGVQYIVVFLNKADQVDDPELIDLVEMEVRELLNEYGFPGDDTPIVVGSALKALQNPDDEEATKPVRDLMKAVDEYIPTPDRPTDKPFLMPIEDVFTITGRGTVATGRVETGTLKVGDEVEIVGMKDEITKVVVTGVEMFRKTLDSALAGDNIGALLRGVQREDIERGQVLAKPGSITPHHKFVGQVYVLKKEEGGRHTPFFNGYRPQFYFRTTDVTGTIQLPEGVEMVMPGDHIDMTVELITKVAMNENLRFAIREGGRTVGSGVVTSIIE; the protein is encoded by the coding sequence ATGGCAAAGGAAAAATTTGAAAGAACGAAACCACATGTAAACATAGGAACAATAGGACACGTAGATCATGGTAAGACAACATTGACAGCAGCAATAACAACAATTTTATCAAAAGAAGGAAAAGCAAAAGCCTTCAAATATGATGAAATAGATAAGGCACCAGAAGAAAAAGAAAGAGGAATAACAATCAACACATCACATGTTGAGTATGAGACAGATAATAGACATTATGCGCATGTAGACTGTCCAGGACATGCTGATTATGTAAAGAACATGATCACAGGAGCAGCACAGATGGATGGAGCAATACTAGTAGTAAGTGCAGCAGATGGCCCAATGCCACAGACAAGAGAACATATATTACTAGCATCAAGAGTTGGAGTACAATATATAGTAGTATTCTTAAATAAAGCAGATCAGGTAGATGATCCAGAATTAATCGACCTAGTAGAGATGGAAGTAAGAGAATTATTAAATGAATATGGATTCCCAGGGGATGATACACCAATCGTCGTAGGAAGTGCATTAAAGGCATTACAGAATCCAGATGATGAAGAAGCAACAAAACCAGTAAGAGATTTAATGAAAGCAGTAGATGAATACATTCCAACACCAGATAGACCAACAGATAAACCATTCTTAATGCCAATAGAAGATGTATTCACAATAACAGGAAGAGGAACAGTAGCAACAGGAAGAGTTGAAACTGGAACATTAAAAGTAGGAGACGAAGTAGAAATCGTCGGAATGAAAGATGAAATAACAAAGGTAGTAGTAACCGGAGTTGAAATGTTCAGAAAGACACTTGATAGTGCATTAGCAGGAGATAACATCGGAGCATTATTAAGAGGAGTACAGAGAGAAGACATCGAAAGAGGTCAGGTACTAGCAAAACCAGGATCAATAACACCACATCATAAATTTGTAGGTCAGGTATATGTATTAAAGAAAGAAGAAGGCGGAAGACATACACCATTCTTTAATGGATATAGACCACAGTTCTACTTCAGAACAACAGATGTAACAGGAACAATCCAGTTACCAGAAGGAGTAGAAATGGTAATGCCAGGAGACCATATAGATATGACAGTAGAATTAATAACAAAAGTAGCAATGAACGAGAACTTAAGATTCGCAATAAGAGAAGGCGGAAGAACAGTTGGTTCAGGAGTTGTTACTAGCATTATAGAATAA
- the rlmB gene encoding 23S rRNA (guanosine(2251)-2'-O)-methyltransferase RlmB, which yields MDNREDLIEGRNAVIEALKSDSTIEQILVAKGKNEGSINVVLAKAREKKIPVKYVDRKKLDSMSNGDAHQGVIAISTPYSYCDVDDIISSARDKNEDPFILILDQIEDPHNLGSIIRTAEVSGVHGIIIPKRRNVGVTPTVYKTSAGAVKYVKIAKVSNINSVIDKLKKDGIWIYGAEIDGKDYCFNQDMTGACALVIGSEGKGISKLTKEKCDILVKIPMIGKVNSLNASVAAGIVMYEVLKQRMTKRG from the coding sequence ATGGATAATAGAGAAGATTTAATAGAAGGTAGAAATGCTGTAATAGAGGCTTTAAAATCAGATTCAACTATAGAGCAAATACTTGTAGCAAAAGGTAAAAATGAAGGCTCTATAAATGTAGTACTTGCAAAAGCACGAGAAAAGAAAATACCAGTAAAATATGTTGATAGAAAAAAACTTGATAGTATGTCAAATGGAGATGCACATCAGGGTGTAATAGCTATATCAACCCCATATAGTTATTGTGATGTGGATGATATTATTTCAAGTGCTAGAGATAAAAATGAAGATCCTTTTATACTTATTTTAGATCAAATAGAAGATCCACATAATTTAGGTTCTATAATAAGGACAGCAGAAGTGTCTGGTGTTCATGGAATTATAATACCTAAGAGAAGAAATGTAGGAGTAACCCCAACTGTATATAAAACATCCGCTGGTGCAGTTAAATATGTTAAAATTGCAAAAGTAAGCAACATAAATTCTGTTATAGATAAACTTAAAAAAGATGGAATATGGATATATGGTGCTGAAATTGATGGAAAGGATTACTGCTTTAACCAAGACATGACTGGAGCCTGCGCACTTGTAATAGGTAGTGAGGGAAAGGGAATATCAAAGCTCACTAAGGAAAAGTGTGATATACTTGTTAAAATACCTATGATAGGTAAAGTGAATTCACTTAATGCATCTGTAGCAGCAGGCATTGTTATGTATGAGGTATTGAAGCAGAGAATGACAAAACGAGGATAG
- the rpmG gene encoding 50S ribosomal protein L33 yields MRVKLALACTECKQRNYNTMKNKKNDPDRLEMKKYCPFCHKHTLHKETK; encoded by the coding sequence GTGAGAGTAAAATTAGCTTTAGCTTGCACAGAATGTAAGCAGAGAAATTACAACACAATGAAAAATAAGAAAAATGATCCAGATAGATTAGAAATGAAAAAATATTGTCCATTTTGCCACAAACATACACTTCATAAAGAGACAAAATAG
- the sigH gene encoding RNA polymerase sporulation sigma factor SigH, which translates to MGGILVNNEVAYNQEVNLEDKLDEEIVMMAKLGDEKSQEYLINKYYNFVKAKAKSYFLIGADKEDICQEGMIGLYKAIRDFKPNKLSSFKAFAELCITRQIITAIKTATRQKHIPLNTYISLNKPLYDEDSDRTLFDVVSGAEVSDPEELIISKEEVKKIKKSMLKVLSGLEIEVLESYLEGKSYQEIAKELDRCSKSIDNALQRVKRKLEKCLEKNKIY; encoded by the coding sequence ATGGGGGGGATATTAGTGAATAACGAGGTTGCTTATAATCAAGAAGTGAATTTAGAAGATAAATTAGATGAAGAAATAGTAATGATGGCAAAACTTGGTGACGAAAAATCTCAAGAATATTTGATTAATAAGTACTATAATTTTGTAAAAGCCAAAGCAAAATCATATTTTTTGATAGGTGCAGATAAAGAAGATATATGCCAAGAAGGTATGATAGGCTTATATAAAGCAATAAGAGATTTTAAACCCAATAAATTATCCTCTTTTAAAGCCTTTGCAGAACTTTGCATAACTAGACAGATTATTACAGCAATAAAGACTGCAACTAGACAAAAGCATATACCACTTAATACATATATTTCTTTGAACAAGCCTCTCTATGATGAAGATTCAGATAGGACATTATTCGATGTAGTATCGGGTGCTGAGGTATCTGATCCAGAGGAACTTATTATAAGCAAGGAAGAGGTTAAAAAGATAAAGAAAAGTATGCTTAAAGTGCTTTCGGGTTTAGAAATAGAGGTTTTAGAGTCATATTTGGAAGGTAAATCTTATCAAGAGATTGCTAAAGAATTGGACAGGTGTTCTAAATCAATTGACAATGCACTTCAAAGAGTTAAAAGAAAATTAGAAAAATGCTTGGAAAAAAATAAAATATATTGA
- the rplA gene encoding 50S ribosomal protein L1, giving the protein MGKKYIESAKLVDKNTLYTPEEAMDLVVKTSKAKFDETVELAVRLGVDPRHADQQVRGVVILPNGTGKEVRVLVFAKGDKAKEAEAAGADYVGAEELATKIQNENWFDFDVVVATPDMMSVVGRLGRVLGPKGLMPNPKSGTVTFDVTKALSEIKAGKVEYRVDKTAIIHVPVGKSSFGAEKLFQNFHALMDAIVKAKPASAKGQYMKSVVISSTMGPGVKVNPVKVLD; this is encoded by the coding sequence ATGGGTAAAAAGTATATTGAAAGTGCAAAATTAGTAGATAAGAACACTCTCTATACTCCAGAAGAAGCAATGGATTTAGTCGTAAAGACTTCTAAAGCTAAATTTGATGAGACAGTAGAACTTGCTGTAAGACTTGGAGTAGATCCAAGACATGCAGACCAGCAAGTAAGAGGCGTTGTTATTTTGCCTAATGGAACTGGTAAAGAAGTAAGAGTTTTAGTTTTTGCTAAAGGTGACAAAGCTAAAGAAGCAGAAGCAGCAGGAGCTGATTATGTAGGAGCAGAAGAATTAGCAACAAAGATACAAAATGAAAATTGGTTTGATTTTGATGTTGTTGTAGCTACTCCTGATATGATGAGTGTAGTTGGAAGATTAGGAAGAGTACTTGGACCAAAAGGTTTAATGCCAAATCCTAAATCTGGAACTGTTACTTTTGATGTTACAAAAGCATTATCAGAAATCAAAGCTGGTAAAGTTGAATATAGAGTTGATAAAACTGCAATTATTCATGTTCCAGTTGGAAAAAGCTCATTTGGTGCTGAAAAGTTATTTCAAAATTTTCATGCATTAATGGATGCTATTGTAAAAGCTAAGCCAGCTTCAGCTAAAGGACAATATATGAAATCAGTAGTTATATCAAGTACAATGGGACCTGGAGTAAAGGTAAATCCTGTTAAAGTATTAGATTAA
- the rplK gene encoding 50S ribosomal protein L11, whose translation MAKKVVGLIKLQLPAGKATPAPPVGPALGQHGVNIMAFCKEYNAKTAKQAGFTIPVVITVYQDRSFSFILKTPPAAVLIKKAAGIESGSGVPNKTKVGKLTKEQVKEIAQTKMPDLNAASIEAAMSMIAGTARSMGVEVED comes from the coding sequence ATGGCAAAGAAAGTAGTAGGCTTAATAAAACTACAATTACCTGCAGGAAAAGCAACTCCAGCACCACCAGTTGGTCCAGCATTAGGACAGCATGGTGTAAATATCATGGCATTCTGTAAAGAATACAATGCTAAAACTGCTAAACAAGCTGGATTTACTATCCCAGTTGTAATTACAGTTTATCAGGATAGATCTTTTAGTTTTATACTTAAGACTCCTCCTGCAGCAGTATTAATAAAGAAAGCAGCTGGTATTGAAAGTGGTTCAGGTGTTCCTAACAAGACAAAAGTTGGTAAACTAACTAAGGAACAAGTTAAAGAAATCGCTCAAACAAAGATGCCAGATTTAAATGCAGCATCAATAGAAGCTGCAATGAGCATGATAGCTGGAACAGCTAGAAGTATGGGTGTAGAAGTAGAAGATTAG
- a CDS encoding NYN domain-containing protein, whose protein sequence is MKTIFVDGYNVINSWGELNSIKDDISLESSRERLIEILVEYGEFMNCKIILVFDAHHIPGNTGETIKLHDKFSIVYTKESETADSFIERYVNKIGRKSEVCVVTSDNLEQQVIFQRGSTRMSSLEFYKDVKRIQEKISRKAEKISMEKKYNRVEDRIDKNILEKLDKIRKNL, encoded by the coding sequence TTGAAGACTATTTTTGTAGATGGATATAACGTTATAAATAGTTGGGGAGAACTTAATAGTATAAAAGATGATATTAGCCTTGAAAGTTCAAGAGAAAGATTAATTGAAATATTGGTGGAATATGGTGAGTTTATGAATTGCAAGATTATACTTGTTTTTGATGCACATCATATTCCTGGAAATACTGGTGAAACAATAAAGTTACATGACAAATTTAGTATCGTGTATACAAAAGAATCAGAGACTGCGGATAGTTTTATCGAAAGATATGTAAATAAAATTGGGAGAAAATCTGAAGTTTGCGTGGTTACATCCGATAATTTAGAACAGCAGGTTATTTTTCAAAGAGGTTCTACAAGAATGTCTTCTCTTGAATTTTACAAAGATGTAAAACGAATTCAGGAAAAAATAAGTAGAAAAGCTGAAAAAATTAGTATGGAAAAGAAATATAACCGTGTGGAAGATAGAATTGATAAAAATATATTGGAAAAATTAGATAAAATAAGGAAAAATCTTTAA
- the nusG gene encoding transcription termination/antitermination protein NusG: MSEKAKWYVVHTYSGYENKVKANIEKTIENRNLQNLIFDIQVPLQEEVEEKDGKKKVTLKKIFPSYVLLKMIMTDESWYVVRNTRGCTGFVGPGSKPVPLTDEEVRSMGISEKPVDIDVAVGENVKVISGPLLNQVALIQEVNSEKGKLKGLVNMFGRETPVELDFNQIEKLD, encoded by the coding sequence ATGAGTGAAAAAGCTAAATGGTATGTTGTACATACGTATTCTGGTTATGAGAATAAGGTAAAAGCAAACATCGAAAAAACTATTGAAAATAGAAATTTGCAAAATTTGATTTTTGATATTCAAGTACCTCTTCAAGAGGAAGTTGAAGAAAAAGATGGTAAAAAGAAGGTAACTTTAAAAAAGATATTCCCAAGCTATGTTCTTTTAAAAATGATAATGACAGATGAGTCTTGGTATGTTGTTAGAAATACACGTGGATGTACTGGATTCGTAGGACCAGGATCAAAACCTGTTCCATTAACAGACGAAGAAGTTAGATCTATGGGCATAAGCGAGAAACCTGTTGATATTGATGTAGCTGTTGGCGAAAATGTTAAAGTTATTTCAGGACCACTTTTAAACCAAGTGGCACTTATTCAAGAAGTTAACTCAGAAAAAGGCAAATTAAAAGGTTTAGTTAATATGTTTGGCAGGGAAACTCCTGTTGAGCTTGATTTTAATCAAATAGAAAAACTAGATTAG
- the rplJ gene encoding 50S ribosomal protein L10 translates to MANANRQLKEEKVAEIKEKMGKTQAIVVVKYQGLTVEEDTELRKSLREAGVEYRVYKNSLVKRALNELGYEGMTQYFEGPMAVAMGYDDPTAPARIINDFAKDHKALELVSGYVQGEVFDANKIKELASVPSKEVLIAKLLGSFKAPLSKFTCLLSAIKDKKDSEEQA, encoded by the coding sequence TTGGCAAATGCAAATAGACAATTAAAAGAAGAAAAAGTAGCAGAAATCAAAGAAAAAATGGGAAAAACTCAGGCTATAGTAGTAGTTAAATACCAGGGTTTAACCGTTGAAGAAGATACAGAACTTAGAAAATCTTTGAGAGAAGCCGGAGTAGAGTATAGAGTATATAAGAATTCATTAGTAAAACGTGCTTTAAACGAATTAGGATATGAAGGAATGACTCAATACTTTGAAGGACCAATGGCTGTAGCAATGGGTTACGATGATCCAACAGCTCCAGCAAGAATAATAAATGATTTTGCTAAAGACCATAAAGCATTAGAATTAGTTTCAGGATACGTTCAAGGCGAAGTATTTGATGCTAATAAAATTAAAGAACTTGCTTCTGTTCCATCAAAAGAAGTTCTTATTGCAAAATTACTTGGAAGTTTCAAAGCTCCTTTATCAAAATTCACTTGTCTTTTAAGTGCAATTAAAGATAAAAAGGATTCAGAAGAACAAGCATAA